The region TTGCGCTATCTCGCGGACGAGGGACCGGCCGTCGGCGTCCATCTGATGATGGTCGCGGACCGGGAGGACGCCGCCGCCTACGGGCCGCTGCTCGATCCTCTCTGGCGTTCGCTGTTGCGACTCACCCCGGTGCCCGACGACCATCTCGCCGACCCGTGGGTGGGACACGCCTGGACGTACGAACCCGCGCTCGTCCCGCCGGGCAGTCAGGTGCTCCAGCAGGTGCTCTCACAGGTGGCGGCGGCCCGCCGCTCATGGAACCGCTGACCCTCAGAAGGCTTTACCAAGCATCAGTAAAGCGCCCTGACCAGGGCGTTTGGTCTTTCTTTTACTAATTGCTTTACCTTTCCTTGGCGTTTCGGGTACTGTTTTCCGTACGGAGGGGAGTACTCCCTACCAGTAGCGGCGTTCCCGTCAATACGGATCCGACCGGATCCCGGGGCGCCGGCCCGTGGACCGCGGACGCGTCACGCGTCCCCTCGGTCGCGGGTGGAAGAGACCTCCGGCAGCGACGACGCTGGTATTTGCCGTTACGACTGCCGGAGGCGCAGTGGATGTTTCCGTGACCCTTTGGGTCCTCACGATCGTGGGCCTCGCCGCCCTCATCGCGGTCGACTTCTTCATCGGTCGCAAGCCGCACGACGTATCGATCAAGGAAGCCGGAATCTGGACGATCGTCTGGATCGCTCTGGCCGGACTGTTCGGCCTGGGACTGCTCCTCTTCTCCGGCGGCCAGCCCGCCGGAGAGTTCTTCGCCGGCTTCATCACCGAGAAGTCGCTGAGCGTCGACAACCTCTTCGTCTTCGTCCTGATCATGGCGAAGTTCGCCGTGCCGACGCAGTACCAGCAGCGGGTACTTCTCGTCGGCGTCCTCATAGCGCTCGTCCTGCGCACGATCTTCATCGCCGCGGGCGCCGCGATCATCTCCAACTTCGCCTGGGTCTTCTACATATTCGGCGCGTTCCTCATCTACACGGCCTGGAAGCTGATCCAGGAGGCGCGGGCCGACGAGCCGGAGGAGGAGTTCGAGGAGAACAAGCTGCTCAAGGCCGCCGAGAAGCGCTTCGGCGTAGCCGACCGCTATCACGGCACCAAGCTGTGGATCCAGCAGAACGGCAAGCGCGTCATGACGCCGATGCTGGTCGTGATGCTTGCGATCGGCACCACGGACGTGGTCTTCGCGCTCGACTCGATCCCCGCGATCTTCGGCCTGACCCAGGACCCGTACATCGTCTTCACGGCCAACGCGTTCGCGCTGATGGGCCTGCGCCAGCTGTACTTCCTCATCGGCGGCTTGCTCAGGAAGCTGGTCCACCTCAGCTACGGCCTGTCCGTCATCCTCGGCTTCATCGGCGTCAAGCTGGTGCTGCACGCACTGCACGAGTCCGGCGTCCACGTCCCCGAGATCTCCATCCCGGTCTCGCTCGGGGTGATCTGCGCGGTCCTGGTCGTCACGACGATCACCAGCCTGATCGCCTCCAAGAAGCAGGCGGCGCTGGAAGCGTCCGAAGGCGCTTCGGAGACTCCGACGTCTGAGAAGTCCCCGACGAGCAGCATCGACGTCTGATCACGTCGGCGGCGGCAACAGCCGCCCCGTGGCGGGGTGCGCGGCGCAGGGCCGCGCACCCCGCCATGTGTTCGCTCGGGCGACCATCGGAATGCGGGGCCCGCCCGCGCCTGCGACGATCGCTGCATGATCGTTCGGCTCCGGTCGCTCCTGACGCAGTGGACGGCCGTCGTGCCCGTGGTCGCGGTGGTCCTGCTGGTCCTCACCTGGGGGCGCGAACTGCCCGGCGCGATCGTCGCACTGGTGACCCTGGTCCTGGCCGGGGCGGTGCTGGCCGCGGTCCACCACGCCGAGGTGGTCGCGCACCGGGTCGGCGAACCCTTCGGTTCCCTCGTTCTGGCCGTCGCGGTCACGATCATCGAAGTGGCGCTCATCGTCACCTTGATGGCGGACGGCGGCGCAAAGAGCTCGACGCTCGCCCGTGACACGGTGTTCGCGGCCGTGATGATCACGTGCAACGGCATCGTGGGACTGTGCCTGCTCGTCGCCTCCCTGCGCCACGGGCTCGCCGTCTTCAACGCGGAGGGCACCGGCGCCGCCCTGGCGACCGTCGCGACGCTGGCCACGCTCAGCCTCGTCTTCCCGACCTTCACCACCAGCAAGCCGGGCCCGGAGTTCTCCACGGTCCAGCTCACCTTCGCCGCGCTCGCCTCACTCGTCCTGTACGGCCTGTTCGTGACGACCCAGACCGTGCGGCACCGCGACTACTTCCTCCCGATCACCCGTCTGGGCGAGGTGATCGACGTGGACGAACACGCGAACGCCCCGTCCGCCCGTGCCGCCGGGATCAGCCTGGGCCTGCTCGCCCTGGCCCTCGTCGGAGTGGTCGGCCTCGCCAAGGGCGTGTCGCCCACCATCGAGTCCGGCGTCGAGGCGGCCGGTATGCCGCAGTCCGTGGTCGGTGTGATCATCGCGCTGCTCGTGCTGCTGCCGGAGACCATCGCCGCGGTCCGGTCGGCCCGCCGCGACCGGGTGCAGACGAGCCTGAACCTCGCCCTCGGCTCCGCGATGGCCAGCATCGGCCTGACGATTCCCGCGGTCGCCCTGGCGTCCGTCTGGCTCTCCGGACCGCTCGTACTCGGCCTCGGTTCCACCCATATGGTGCTGCTCGCGCTCACGGTGGTCGTGAGTTCCCTGACGGTCGTCCCCGGACGCGCGACCCCCCTCCAGGGCGGCGTGCATCTGGTGGTGTTCGCGGCGTACTTGGAGCTGGCGGTCACTCCCTGACCGCCCGCACGGTGGAGCCGACACTCAGCCGGTGAGCCGACGCTCACTCCGTCGCCGGTGCGACGGCCATCCGGGGCACCGGCCGGGTCTCCGGCAGCAGTGCGAAACACCCGAGGCTGAACAGGGCGATCCCCGTCAGATACGCCGCCACACCCCAGGGCACCCGCTCTCCCGCGGCCAGCGCCGTCGCCACGATGGGCGTGAGCGCGCCGCCCAGGACCCCGCCCAGGTTGTAGCCCACCGCCGCCCCCGTGCAGCGCACCCGAGGCTCGTACAACTCCGGCAGATACGCGGCGATCACGGCGAACATCATGATGAACGCGAGCAGCGCCACCAGGAAGCCCAGGAACATCAACAGGGGTTCGCCGGTCGACAGCAGCGCGATCATCGGGAACATCCACAGTGCCGAGGCCGTACATCCCGCCAGACACAGCGGCCGCCGTCCATAGCGGTCGCCGAGAAGGGCCATCACGGGTGTCAGGGAGCCCTTCACCACCACGGCCGCCATGATGCAGGACAGCATGACGGTACGGCTCACCCCGAGCCGCTCGACGCCGTAGGTGAGCGCCCAGGTCGTCACCGCGTAGAACACGGCGTAGCCGACCGCGAGTCCACCGGCGGTCAGCAGGACGAGCCGCCAGTGGTCGCGCACCACCTCGGCGAGCGGCACACGCGCGTGGTCCTCCATTTCGAGGAAGCTGGGGCTCTCCGCGAGCGAACTGCGCAGCCACAGCCCCGCGGCAGCGAGCAGGCCCGCCGCCCAGAACGGCACCCGCCACCCCCATGCCGCGAACTGCGCGTCGGACAGCGTCGCCGACAGCGTCAGCATCACGCCGTTGGCCAGCACGAACCCCAGGGAGGGGCCGATCTGCGGGAAGCTCGACCACAGGGCGCGCCGCTCGGCGGGCGCGTGCTCAGCGGTCAGCAGCACCGCCCCGCCCCACTCCCCGCCGAGCCCGAGCCCCTGCAGGAAACGCAGTACAAGAAGGAGCACGGGGGCGGCCGTACCGATCGAGTCGTACGTCGGCACGCATCCGACCGCGACGGTCGCGGCGCCGGTCAGCAACAGCGAGGCGACGAGCACCGGCCGTCGTCCGCGCCGGTCCCCGATGTGTCCGAACAGCACCGAGCCGAGCGGACGGGCGACGAAGCCGACGCCGAACGTCGCGAAGGCCGCCAGCGTTCCCGCCAGCGGTGAGAAGGTCGGGAAGAACAACGGCCCCAGGACCAGGGCGGCCGCGGTCCCGTAGACGAAGAAGTCGTAGAACTCGATGGCCGTTCCGGCGAGCGAGGCGGCCGCGAGCCGGAGCATGGAGGGCGCCCTTACGATGCGTACGTCGTGCATGCCGCGTCAACTACCCACGGTGATCAACGGTTACGGGGGCGTGCGGAAGCATGGTGCGCGTCGGAGGCCGACCACGATGCGCCGGAGCAGACCGGCCTCGTACCGCTCGGAGCGGGTCTCATCACGGAATGGACGGCCCGTCACCGCCGCGCCGTAGCGTGATAGACCGGGTCCGAGCAGCGGTCCTCAACGGGCCGGCAGATCTGGAAGGACCGGAGGAACCGTGCCCCGCACCCTCGCCAACGCCCCGATCATGATCCTCAACGGGCCCAATCTGAACCTTCTCGGGCAGCGTCAGCCGGAGATCTACGGCTCGGACACGCTCGCGGACGTGGAGGCCCTGTGTGCCAAGGCGGCTGCCGCGCACGGCGGCACGGTGGACTTCCGCCAGTCCAACCACGAGGGCGAGCTGGTGGACTGGATCCACGAGGCGCGCCTGAACCACGCCGGGATCGTGATCAACCCGGCCGCGTACTCGCACACCTCCGTCGCGATCCTGGACGCGCTCAACGCCTGCGACGGCCTTCCGGTGGTGGAGGTCCACATCTCCAACATCCACCAGCGCGAGGCGTTCCGGCACCACTCGTACGTCTCGCAGCGGGCCGACGGGGTCATCGCGGGGTGCGGGGTGCAGGGGTACGCGTTCGCGGTGGAGCGGGTGGCGGCGCTGGCGGGGACGGGGCAGGCGCAGGCCTGACTCAGAGCCGCCCCGCCTCCACGATCCGGCGCAGGAACCGCTGGGTGCGCTCCTGTCGCGGGCTTCCGAAGAGCTCCTCGGCCGTGCCGCGTTCGAGTACCACACCGCCGTCCAGGAAGCACACCTGGTCGGCGACCTCGCGGGCGAAGCCCATCTCGTGCGTGGCCAGCACCATGGTCATGCCTTCGTCCTTCAGGTCCCGGACGACGGACAGGACCTCACCCACGAGCTCCGGGTCGAGGGCGGCGGTGATCTCGTCGAGGAGCAGCAGTCGGGGACGTACGGCCAACGCGCGGACGATCGCGGCCCGTTGCTGCTGCCCGCCGCTCAGCCGGTCGGGATACTCGCCCGCCTTCGCGCCCAGGCCGAGCCGGTCGAGCAGCTCACGCGCGTGTGCCTCGGCCTCCGCGCGGCCCACGCCGTGCACGCGGCGCGGGGCGAGCGTGATGTTCTCCAGCACGGTCATGTGCGGGAAGAGGTTGTACGCCTGGAAGACCACGCCGATCCGACGGCGTACGGCATCGTGGTCGGCCCTCGGGTCGGTGATCTCCTCGTCGTCCAGCCAGATCGCGCCGTCGTCGATCTCCTCGAGGAGGTTCGCACAGCGCAGCAGGGTCGACTTGCCGGAGC is a window of Streptomyces mirabilis DNA encoding:
- a CDS encoding amino acid ABC transporter ATP-binding protein, with amino-acid sequence MTGTPVLRMESVRKTFGDSVVLRDVDLEVAPHTVTALIGASGSGKSTLLRCANLLEEIDDGAIWLDDEEITDPRADHDAVRRRIGVVFQAYNLFPHMTVLENITLAPRRVHGVGRAEAEAHARELLDRLGLGAKAGEYPDRLSGGQQQRAAIVRALAVRPRLLLLDEITAALDPELVGEVLSVVRDLKDEGMTMVLATHEMGFAREVADQVCFLDGGVVLERGTAEELFGSPRQERTQRFLRRIVEAGRL
- a CDS encoding TerC family protein, encoding MDVSVTLWVLTIVGLAALIAVDFFIGRKPHDVSIKEAGIWTIVWIALAGLFGLGLLLFSGGQPAGEFFAGFITEKSLSVDNLFVFVLIMAKFAVPTQYQQRVLLVGVLIALVLRTIFIAAGAAIISNFAWVFYIFGAFLIYTAWKLIQEARADEPEEEFEENKLLKAAEKRFGVADRYHGTKLWIQQNGKRVMTPMLVVMLAIGTTDVVFALDSIPAIFGLTQDPYIVFTANAFALMGLRQLYFLIGGLLRKLVHLSYGLSVILGFIGVKLVLHALHESGVHVPEISIPVSLGVICAVLVVTTITSLIASKKQAALEASEGASETPTSEKSPTSSIDV
- the aroQ gene encoding type II 3-dehydroquinate dehydratase, which encodes MPRTLANAPIMILNGPNLNLLGQRQPEIYGSDTLADVEALCAKAAAAHGGTVDFRQSNHEGELVDWIHEARLNHAGIVINPAAYSHTSVAILDALNACDGLPVVEVHISNIHQREAFRHHSYVSQRADGVIAGCGVQGYAFAVERVAALAGTGQAQA
- a CDS encoding MFS transporter, giving the protein MHDVRIVRAPSMLRLAAASLAGTAIEFYDFFVYGTAAALVLGPLFFPTFSPLAGTLAAFATFGVGFVARPLGSVLFGHIGDRRGRRPVLVASLLLTGAATVAVGCVPTYDSIGTAAPVLLLVLRFLQGLGLGGEWGGAVLLTAEHAPAERRALWSSFPQIGPSLGFVLANGVMLTLSATLSDAQFAAWGWRVPFWAAGLLAAAGLWLRSSLAESPSFLEMEDHARVPLAEVVRDHWRLVLLTAGGLAVGYAVFYAVTTWALTYGVERLGVSRTVMLSCIMAAVVVKGSLTPVMALLGDRYGRRPLCLAGCTASALWMFPMIALLSTGEPLLMFLGFLVALLAFIMMFAVIAAYLPELYEPRVRCTGAAVGYNLGGVLGGALTPIVATALAAGERVPWGVAAYLTGIALFSLGCFALLPETRPVPRMAVAPATE
- a CDS encoding calcium:proton antiporter, whose amino-acid sequence is MIVRLRSLLTQWTAVVPVVAVVLLVLTWGRELPGAIVALVTLVLAGAVLAAVHHAEVVAHRVGEPFGSLVLAVAVTIIEVALIVTLMADGGAKSSTLARDTVFAAVMITCNGIVGLCLLVASLRHGLAVFNAEGTGAALATVATLATLSLVFPTFTTSKPGPEFSTVQLTFAALASLVLYGLFVTTQTVRHRDYFLPITRLGEVIDVDEHANAPSARAAGISLGLLALALVGVVGLAKGVSPTIESGVEAAGMPQSVVGVIIALLVLLPETIAAVRSARRDRVQTSLNLALGSAMASIGLTIPAVALASVWLSGPLVLGLGSTHMVLLALTVVVSSLTVVPGRATPLQGGVHLVVFAAYLELAVTP